Genomic window (Rosa chinensis cultivar Old Blush chromosome 6, RchiOBHm-V2, whole genome shotgun sequence):
GTGACTCTGTTAGCACGCCTTGACTACCAATCCTCCTCTATGTCATTTGCACACATTCTTCATTCTCTTTGCAGCTTTAACAAATCCCACAATCACCTGCAACTCGTCGATTTGCTACACCAATAGATCAAACAACATTTTTTAACTGTTAATGATTGGATTAAATAGCAAAATCACTCTGGACTTGGCAAGATGTAAACATGTAATGACCTACTTCTAGTTGGTTACCTAACATTCCCAACATTTGGTCACATTGTCCTCAAATTCCACAACCAACATATATAAGAACTCAGAACTAGAAAAAGAATAACAATGCCAGCAATCCTAAGTACCTGTGACATGAAATGCCTCTGAACAACATCTATTAATTGCTCTTTCGATGGGTTTGGTATGTCATCAACCTATAAAATCATTCAATCATAAGATACAAgacattaagtttttttttttttttataagccAAGAACAGTACAGGACAATCATTCAATCTCGGCAGGTACGCCTGTTAAGTTTTGAGTACTCACAAGATTGAAATGTCGCCAATATCTCCATAGAGCAGCCATCTCCAGTTTCCCAAGGTCAATTTTCTGAACAGGGAGATTTTTCAAATTATAATCAACCTAGACCCTTGCCATCTCCCCAAATATGGAAGAGTATAGTATAAAGTCAAAAAGAGAGCATAGAGATGCTACTCACTGTTGATCCTGACCCTCGAGGAGTAGAAACAGAGCCCTTAGATTGTGAGTCACAAGAGAGAGATCTGCATGTAGTCTTGTGAGATGATCCACATGATTTATGCACTCTATGCCTTGATCTTTGAGATTTTTGGGTATCATCGGATGCTGGGGATGGAAAATAATAGAGGCACAATGAGAAAGAATAGTGGGGCCAGATAAAAAAGTGATAGAGAAATGAGACAATAAAGCTATTATTTTAGagacataaaaaagaaaaagtaaatacaCAACGGATCCTATGTGCCAACCCCTGCCACTTTTATATAGAACATACTGTTCCAAGTTCACGTTTAGAGAGGTCCCCAAAATAAGTTAACTAAAGCATGATGATATTAGGACCCTTATTGGAACTAATACTACTGCACCAATAGGCATAGTTGTAGTCACACAACTAACAGTACTGTGGTCAAGCACAAATTATATCAGTCATTATTCAGTTAACTTTTGAAAAGCAGATGCAAAAGATGAGATAGTATTGGCGGGTTCAAAACcctcattttgttttgtttgtgaaACAAACTCACCCATGTCTGATCCATTCCACTGGACAGTCTCAAAATCAaggtcatcatcatcctcattaCCAGTAGGAGCTTCAATTACACTAAGGGCATTCCTCTGAAGCTTTACTTCTATGCCATTTGTAAGGACCTGTTTAGAATCATTAATTAGAATTCTCATGAATAGGCCTGATAAAATCCCAAAAGGTGAACAAATTTTCAGGACACTatgaagtaaaataaaataaaaacactgTAAAAATCCAATTATATATCCTTATAAGATCtaattcacaaatcaaaatTATATCGCATAATCAATTTTCTGGATAAAACTGGGGTGGCGATTGCTTCTTCCGGAAATTCAAATTGTACTTTTGAAAGCTCAGATAAGAATAAAAACCAGTAATCCTTCATCCCCACCCATTGCCCACTGCCCAAAAGAGAGACAGGGAAAGCTTCCTGAAGAAAGGTGTAAAACAACTCCAAAGATACTGGCTTTGGCATTTTGAGGAATAACAGAAGTTCATAAAAGAGCAA
Coding sequences:
- the LOC112174284 gene encoding uncharacterized protein LOC112174284 yields the protein MLQAMESSVNNGGFSQFQSCGDSSEEELSVLPRHTKVVVTGNNRTKSVLVGLQGVVKKAVGLGGWHWLVLTNGIEVKLQRNALSVIEAPTGNEDDDDLDFETVQWNGSDMASDDTQKSQRSRHRVHKSCGSSHKTTCRSLSCDSQSKGSVSTPRGSGSTKIDLGKLEMAALWRYWRHFNLVDDIPNPSKEQLIDVVQRHFMSQQIDELQVIVGFVKAAKRMKNVCK